The bacterium genome includes the window CCGCAACATGATCATGATCATGGCGCCGAAGAAGAGTTGAGGGGGACACGATGCCGAAACTGAAGACACACCAGGGTACCGCCAAGCGGATACGCGTGACGGCCCGGAAGCGGCTGTTGCGGGGCCGCCAGCTCGGCGGGCACCTTATGGTCGGCAAGTCTCCCAAGCGCCGGCGCTCGCTGCGGGCCGTGCGGGAGGTCGACGCGACCGACCGCGCACGCCTCGAGCGGCTGCTACCGTACCGCTAGAACGGCGGCCGGCACCGTCCTGACGGCGGGCGACACGACAGGGGGATGTATCGATGGCACGGGTGAAACGAGGGGTGTCGGTTGGCCGCCGGCACCACAAGATCCTCAAGCTCGCGAAGGGCTACTGGGGCAAGAAAAGCCGCTGGTTCAAGCTCGCGAACCAGACGGTCCACCGTGCCCTGCAGCAGGCGTACGCGCACCGGCGCGCGCGCAAGCGGGATTTTCGGCGGCTCTGGATCGCGCGGATCAACGCCGCCGCCCGCATTCACGGCACCTCGTACAGCCGTCTGATTTGCGGCCTCCGCCGAGCCGGGATCGAAGTGAACCGCAAGGTGCTCGCGGACCTGGCGGTACGGGACGATCGCGCCTTCGAGGCGCTCGTCAAGCGCGCGCAAACCGACAAGTAGGCGCAGACCTCGTACGTCGGTCATCTCAAGCCGGCACAATCCGCTGATCCGCGATCTGCGCGCCACGGTGCGGGCGCCGAGCCGCCGCTCCGGGGTGTGCGTGATCGAAGGGTGGCGGCTGCTCGAGGCGGCAATTGCCGCGGGCGTGCACCTCGATAGTCTGGTCCTCACCGAAGAGGCGGCGGCGGATCATGCGGCGGCCGCCGTGCGCGACGCGGCGCGTGTGCAGGCCGGCCGCGAACTCGTCGTGACGACCGAGGTCTTTGCCGTCCTCACGCAGGTCCCGGCGCCCCAGGGCGTGCTCGGGATCGCGCCCCGGCCCCGCGACGTCTCGCCGGTGCCGCCCCGGGATCCACAGACCCTCGCCGTGGTGCTGGACGCGGTGCAGGACCCGGGGAACGTCGGCACGATCATCCGCACGGCCGTGGCGTGTGGGGCGACGATCGTCATCGCCTGCGCGCCGTCGGCCGACCCGTTCGGCGCGAAGGCCCTGCGGGCGTCGGCCGGCGCGGCGTTCCGGGTGCGCATCGCCGACGCCGGCTCAGCCGGCGAGGCCGCGGCGGCGCTGCGATCGGCGGGAGTGCGGCTCATCGTCGCCGACGCGCACGCCCCGACCCCGGCGGCCGGCATCGACTGGTCGCGCCCGCTGGCCCTCGTGCTCGGCGGCGAGGCGGCCGGTCCCGCGCTGGTGTGGCGCGACTACGGCGCGACCGCCGTCCGGGTGCCGGTGCCCGGTCCGGTCGAGTCGCTGAACGTCGCCGCGGCGGCGGCCGTGCTGCTCTATCAGGCCGCGGGGATCCTGGGCCCGCGGTGAGCCGTCCGGGCGCGCGCACCGCTGTGTGCTATACTAGGGCGGACGTTCCAGTCCGCTTCGCGACGGCAAGACCCTTCGAGATCGCGTGGGGCAGTCCGTCGCAGCATGACGGGGAGGCGTGGTGGAAATCGCGTGGACGCCGGAGGGCTTCTGGCGTCTGTTCGAGGCGACCGGCTCCATCTGGGCGTACCTGATCTACCGGGATCTCGTAGCCGGAGAGGGCCGCTGGGTGCTGCCGATCCTGAACTGAGCCCGCCGTCCGTCGCAGCCGCGTAGCCGCCCGCCGCACTCCCGTCCTCGGGATGGGAGTGCGGTTGCTGTTTCGTGGGCGCCCGCACCGCACGGGAGGATGCCGTGGAGCACGTGACCTGGATTGACGAGATCCGCGCGCAGGCGGCCCGGGACATCGAGACCGCGAAGACCGAGGAGGCGCTGGAAGAAGCACGGGTCCGGTACCTCGGCCGCTCGGGCCGCATTACCCGCGCGTTCCGGAACGTCGCGGCGGCCGCCGCCGAGGAGCGCCCACGGCTGGGCCAGGCGCTGAATGTCCTCAAGGAGTACGTCGAGGAGGCGCTGATGCGCCGGCGCGACGCGCTCGGGCAGGCGGCACGCGCGACGCTGGCCGTCGCCGAACGCCTCGACGTCACCCTGCCCGGCCGCCCGCTCGCCCGCGGCCGCGGCCACGTGCTCGCGCGGACGGCGCAGGAGATCGGGGAGATCTTTCGCGGCATGGGGTTCGACATCGCCGACG containing:
- the rplT gene encoding 50S ribosomal protein L20, with protein sequence MARVKRGVSVGRRHHKILKLAKGYWGKKSRWFKLANQTVHRALQQAYAHRRARKRDFRRLWIARINAAARIHGTSYSRLICGLRRAGIEVNRKVLADLAVRDDRAFEALVKRAQTDK
- a CDS encoding RNA methyltransferase, with the protein product MIEGWRLLEAAIAAGVHLDSLVLTEEAAADHAAAAVRDAARVQAGRELVVTTEVFAVLTQVPAPQGVLGIAPRPRDVSPVPPRDPQTLAVVLDAVQDPGNVGTIIRTAVACGATIVIACAPSADPFGAKALRASAGAAFRVRIADAGSAGEAAAALRSAGVRLIVADAHAPTPAAGIDWSRPLALVLGGEAAGPALVWRDYGATAVRVPVPGPVESLNVAAAAAVLLYQAAGILGPR
- the rpmI gene encoding 50S ribosomal protein L35, with translation MPKLKTHQGTAKRIRVTARKRLLRGRQLGGHLMVGKSPKRRRSLRAVREVDATDRARLERLLPYR